The Salmo salar chromosome ssa06, Ssal_v3.1, whole genome shotgun sequence genome window below encodes:
- the LOC106606917 gene encoding tripartite motif-containing protein 16 isoform X1, with translation MPLPNYAPSSKEVMPVPKKAGRKSQAAPAEVPPVYEPNIHDPTTRADLMKYWIPLSLDDKTAQKLLWISESNLKVSRMSEEVCPYPMRPERYEHSPQVLCKEGLLGQRGYWEVDYDGWVVIGAVYESMGRKDGPCGLGENESSWGVGWAGSCYHVWHNGENVAVELPLCNTMSIYLDQPAGIIKFFIVEGEGEAEKAVRLIHKFKTDLKEKILPCFWVGSKSFCWIRKKEGQ, from the exons GAAGAAAATCCCAGGCAGCTCCTGCAG AGGTGCCGCCGGTGTACGAGCCCAATATTCATGATCCCACCACCAGGGCTGACCTTATGAAAT aCTGGATCCCCCTCTCCCTGGATGACAAAACGGCCCAGAAGCTGCTGTGGATATCCGAGAGCAACCTCAAGGTGTCACGTATGTCAGAGGAGGTGTGTCCATACCCCATGAGACCGGAGAGATATGAGCATTCACCACAG GTGCTTTGTAAGGAGGGGCTGTTGGGGCAGAGAGGGTACTGGGAGGTGGACTATGACGGCTGGGTGGTGATTGGGGCAGTGTACGAGAGCATGGGCCGGAAGGACGGGCCATGTGGGCTGGGAGAGAACGAAAGCTCATGGGGTGTGGGCTGGGCCGGCTCCTGCTACCACGTCTGGCACAACGGGGAGAACGTGGCGGTCGAGCTCCCTTTGTGCAACACCATGAGCATATACCTGGACCAGCCCGCTGGCATCATCAAGTTCTTCATCGTGGAAGGAGAAGGGGAGGCGGAAAAGGCGGTGCGACTGATACACAAGTTCAAAACTGACCTCAAAGAGAAGATTCTGCCTTGTTTCTGGGTTGGCAGTAAATCCTTCTGTTGGATCCGGAAGAAAGAGGGACAGTAA
- the LOC106606917 gene encoding tripartite motif-containing protein 16 isoform X2 — MPLPNYAPSSKEVMPVPKKAEVPPVYEPNIHDPTTRADLMKYWIPLSLDDKTAQKLLWISESNLKVSRMSEEVCPYPMRPERYEHSPQVLCKEGLLGQRGYWEVDYDGWVVIGAVYESMGRKDGPCGLGENESSWGVGWAGSCYHVWHNGENVAVELPLCNTMSIYLDQPAGIIKFFIVEGEGEAEKAVRLIHKFKTDLKEKILPCFWVGSKSFCWIRKKEGQ; from the exons AGGTGCCGCCGGTGTACGAGCCCAATATTCATGATCCCACCACCAGGGCTGACCTTATGAAAT aCTGGATCCCCCTCTCCCTGGATGACAAAACGGCCCAGAAGCTGCTGTGGATATCCGAGAGCAACCTCAAGGTGTCACGTATGTCAGAGGAGGTGTGTCCATACCCCATGAGACCGGAGAGATATGAGCATTCACCACAG GTGCTTTGTAAGGAGGGGCTGTTGGGGCAGAGAGGGTACTGGGAGGTGGACTATGACGGCTGGGTGGTGATTGGGGCAGTGTACGAGAGCATGGGCCGGAAGGACGGGCCATGTGGGCTGGGAGAGAACGAAAGCTCATGGGGTGTGGGCTGGGCCGGCTCCTGCTACCACGTCTGGCACAACGGGGAGAACGTGGCGGTCGAGCTCCCTTTGTGCAACACCATGAGCATATACCTGGACCAGCCCGCTGGCATCATCAAGTTCTTCATCGTGGAAGGAGAAGGGGAGGCGGAAAAGGCGGTGCGACTGATACACAAGTTCAAAACTGACCTCAAAGAGAAGATTCTGCCTTGTTTCTGGGTTGGCAGTAAATCCTTCTGTTGGATCCGGAAGAAAGAGGGACAGTAA
- the akts1 gene encoding Proline-rich AKT1 substrate 1 (The RefSeq protein has 1 substitution compared to this genomic sequence), with protein sequence MASITQSSDPEIPDNHKESWLALLAAAEGYCQKSGCDLAILTACKKFWPSVVEGDERKRESGLPAGGRKWDFSYHVWGQGALAESSRRYMDDIAVLHSTSMLTAHRHTRLSAGDGGAKLVVDMPTDRAGLTGEGGVGTISPNTTLYSQSYPSIYHSGAVIGQAAGQHGNGEREREMAVMIEEAGRGRDIPGIGDLEEECEEEEDMDERSRNLNETAGVFSMDEDSLSRDCEPFFESDGEEESTDGSLSEDCPPPPRSRAMGQSFSSRHPNPMNMARSLPVSVPVWGFKGNRPHQGEGHSGERAGVADLDHIAASMKALLAPGANDGTEMFGGLPRPRLNTGDFSLKH encoded by the exons ATGGCCTCCATCACCCAATCATCTGACCCCGAGGTCCCAGACAACCACAAAGAGAGCTGGCTGGCACTACTTGCCGCGGCGGAGGGATATTGTCAGAAGTCAGGCTGCGACCTGGCTATTCTTACAGCCTGTAAGAAGTTCTGGCCATCTGTAgtggagggagatgagaggaaaagggagagtgGCTTGCCTGCTGGAGGCCGGAAGTGGGATTTCTCCTATCACGTGTGGGGTCAGGGGGCTTTGGCTGAGTCTTCGCGGCGCTACATGGACGACATTGCGGTGCTGCACTCCACATCTATGCTAACGGCGCATAGACATACACGTCTGAGTGCAGGAGACGGAGGAGCTAAACTGGTAGTGGACATGCCCACTGACAGGGCG GGCCTAACAGGTGAGGGTGGGGTGGGAACCATCAGCCCCAATACCACACTCTATTCGCAAAGCTACCCATCAATCTACCACTCAGGGGCTGTCATTGGCCAAGCTGCTGGGCAGcatgggaatggagagagggagcgagagatggCTGTGATGATAGAGGAGGCTGGACGAGGGAGAGACATTCCTGGAATTGGGGACTTGGAGGAAGagtgtgaggaagaggaggacatgGACGAAAGGAGCCGTAATCTGAATGAGACTGCAG GAGTGTTTTCCATGGATGAGGACTCTCTGTCTCGTGACTGTGAACCATTCTTTGAGTccgatggagaggaggagagcactgatg GCTCGTTAAGTGAGGACTGTCCTCCTCCACCGCGCAGCAGGGCCATGGGGCAGTCGTTCTCATCCCGACACCCCAACCCCATGAACATGGCCCGCTCCCTCcccgtgtctgttcctgtgtggggCTTCAAGGGCAACAGACCCCACCAGGGAGAAGGCCACAGTGGGGAACGG GCTGGCGTAGCTGACCTGGATCATATTGCTGCCAGCATGAAGGCCCTGTTGGCCCCAGGAGCCAACGACGGAACAGAAATGTTTGGAGGACTACCTCGCCCTCGCCTCAACACGGGAGACTTCTCCCTCAAACACTGA
- the LOC106606880 gene encoding TBC1 domain family member 17, whose amino-acid sequence MEPKAETSHKLVFEKEGVYLHTNAKRSNQDTTIPGFIRIVERGGEPALEWSALEDEGRNAAAVFYTKKDGEGGVEDTNFDPGYEPDWAVISTVKRDRVREHPPVKETSQWSFSLPLSELYSLRRSRFSLGRNFLVFTSRGGHPLPPLHFHRGGTRELLRALQRYIILAPSPVDGRLFLAYPHGSGALSQSFDELHLFDDGSSDLVSRFIQDPYATTFGGFSKVTNFFRGALRPPDSPFHPRGPQDHHGPPSADDEPGFELITCGVELGPKPDVTRGQPLDKWEEFLDPEGRVKDPQRVKELVFRGGITPSLRKDVWKFLLGFYPWSSTVKEREDILRMKTDEYFRMKVQWKSVSEEQEMRNSLLRGYRSLIERDVSRTDRHNTFFSGNDNPGLTLLNDVLMTYCMFNFDLGYVQGMSDLLAPLLFVTQNEVESFWCLTGFMEMVHQNFEESQEAMKQQLLQLSLLMKALDPELLDYLDSQDSGSLCFCFRWLLIWFKREFSFEDILSLWEVLWTRLPCENFHLLMAASILESQRGEFIGSDHDFNTILKHINELTMKLDLQTVLRGAESNYLQLACCKELPVKVQEVIGLYVPPSPDDETSPESESHETQQLLSQSQAAATETSQSSNSTAAATARPCPIYP is encoded by the exons ATGGAGCCAAAGGCTGAGACTAGTCACAAG CTGGTGTTTGAGAAGGAGGGGGTGTACCTTCACACCAATGCCAAGAGGAGCAACCAGGACACTACAATCCCAGGATTCATCCGTATAGTGGAACGG GGTGGGGAGCCAGCTTTGGAGTGGAGCGCACTAGAGGATGAGGGCCGCAATGCGGCTGCTGTATTCTACACTAAAAAG GATGGAGAAGGTGGGGTGGAGGACACCAACTTTGACCCTGGCTACGAGCCAGACTGGGCAGTCATCAGCACAGTGAAGAGAGACCGAGTCAGAGAGCACCCCCCCGTCAAAGAGACAA GCCAGTGGTcgttctctctgcctctgtcggaGCTGTACTCTCTAAGACGGTCCCGTTTCTCCCTGGGCCGTAACTTCCTGGTTTTTACCAGCAGGGGTggccaccccctccctcctctgcacTTCCACAGGGGGGGTACCAGGGAGCTGTTGAGGGCCCTGCAGCGTTACATCATCCTGGCCCC ATCACCTGTAGATGGTCGTCTCTTCCTAGCGTATCCCCATGGCTCTGGGGCTCTCTCTCAGTCCTTTGATGAGCTGCACCTCTTTGACGATGGAAGCTCCGACCTCGTCTCT AGGTTTATCCAGGACCCTTATGCCACCACCTTTGGGGGATTCTCCAAGGTCACCAATTTCTTCAGAGGGGCTCTACGACCACCAGATTCCCCCTTCCACCCCCGTGGCCCTCAGGACCACCATGGGCCCCCCTCAGCTGACGACGAACCAGGCTTTGAGCTCATCACCTGT GGGGTGGAGCTTGGCCCTAAACCAGACGTAACCAGGGGACAGCCTCTCGACAAATGGGAGGAGTTCCTGGACCCAGAGGGGCGTGTGAAGGACCCACAGCGAGTCAAAGAGCTGGTCTTCAGGGGG gGTATCACACCATCCCTGAGGAAGGACGTGTGGAAGTTTCTGCTGGGTTTCTATCCCTGGAGTAGTActgtgaaagagagggaggacaTTCTGAGGATGAAAAC agATGAGTATTTCAGAATGAAGGTTCAGTGGAAGTCAGTCAGTGAAGAGCAGGAGATGAGGAACTCCCTCCTCAGAGGATACCGCAGCCTGATAG AAAGGGACGTGAGTCGGACGGACAGACACAACACCTTCTTCTCTGGCAACGACAACCCAGGCCTGACTCTTCTCAATGACGTGCTGATGACATACTGCATGTTCAACTTTGATCTGG GCTATGTCCAGGGGATGAGTGACCTCTTGGCTCCTCTCCTGTTTGTCACCCAGAACGAAGTCGAGTCTTTCTGGTGTCTGACAGGTTTTATGGAGATGGTG CACCAGAACTTTGAGGAGTCTCAGGAGGCCATGAAGCAGCAGCTCCTTCAGCTCAGCCTGCTGATGAAGGCTCTGGACCCTGAGCTCCTTGACTACCTGG ACTCCCAGGACAGTGGCTCTCTGTGCTTCTGTTTCCGTTGGTTACTGATCTGGTTTAAGAGAGAGTTCTCCTTCGAGGACATCCTGTCCCTTTGGGAG GTTCTTTGGACTCGTCTGCCCTGTGAAAACTTCCATCTGCTGATGGCCGCTTCCATTCTGGAATCACAGAGGGGGGAGTTCATCGGCTCTGACCACGACTTCAACACTATTTTGAAG CACATCAATGAACTGACCATGAAGCTGGATCTGCAGACAGTCCTACGAGGAGCAGAATCTAACTACCTACAGCTGGCCTGCTGCAAA gagCTGCCGGTGAAGGTGCAGGAGGTCATTGGTCTGTACGTTCCCCCCAGCCCTGATGACGAGACGAGCCCAGAATCAGAGTCACATGAGACGCAGCAGCTTCTCAGCCAATCACAGGCAGCAGCTACGGAAACGAGCCAGTCAAGTAACagcactgctgctgctacagcaCGCCCTTGCCCTATCTACCCGTAA
- the LOC106606904 gene encoding G1/S-specific cyclin-D2 — protein MSVSVSLWCEEEVQGQGAQQGQARGQSQLRAPWDPSVSGQRIIQRLLQVEERYLPSALYVALIQREPERREELAKWAMEVCCECGCDETVFPLSVSMLDRFLSASLSLPVSPYCLAAACILIASKLTECDTISADSLCAAAEYSFLPSNIREMERVILATLRWDVAAVTPQDFIPHFLPPVGERKDGKIDTEEFFSTLRRHSDTLVAMCVCDYRFLGAPPSLVAAAALNSALRGLGNKGPGHLGHMSATLAELCQTDLMVLQCYSELIEAALKQRLRGGLQDSAMEKDGEIEDERAGTPTDMREIDF, from the exons atgtctgtttctgtgtctctgtggtGTGAGGAGGAAGTCCAAGGCCAGGGAGCccagcagggccaggccaggggcCAGTCACAGCTCCGGGCCCCCTGGGACCCCAGTGTGTCTGGGCAGCGGATCATCCAGAGGCTGCTACAGGTGGAGGAGAGATATCTGCCCTCCGCCCTCTACGTCGCCCTCATCCAGAGAGAGCCGGAGCGCAGAGAGGAGCTCGCCAAGTGGGCTATGGAA GTATGCTGTGAGTGTGGCTGTGACGAAACAGTgtttcccctgtctgtctctatgttggACCGcttcctgtctgcctccctgtctctccctgtctcaccctaCTGCCTGGCTGCAGCCTGCATCCTCATCGCCTCCAAACTAACAGAGTGTGACACAATCTCTGCTGACTCTCTTTGTGCTGCAGCTGAGTACAGCTTCCTGCCCTCCAACATACGG GAGATGGAACGTGTCATCCTTGCGACTCTTCGATGGGACGTTGCTGCGGTAACCCCTCAGGACTTCATTCCACATTTCCTTCCCCCTGTAGGGGAGAGGAAGGATGGAAAGATAGACACAGAGGAGTTCTTCTCCACACTGCGTCGGCATAGTGACACCCTGGTTGCCATGTGTGTCTGCGACTACCGTTTCCTGGGAGCCCCTCCATCCCTGGTTGCTGCGGCAGCGCTGAACTCTGCCCTCCGGGGGTTGGGCAACAAGGGTCCAGGTCATCTGGGTCATATGAGTGCTACACTGGCAGAACTGTGTCAGACTGACCTG ATGGTGTTGCAGTGTTACAGTGAATTGATAGAAGCTGCCCTCAAACAACGGCTCAGAGGTGGACTCCAAGACAGTGCCATGGAGAAGGATGGAGAAATAGAGGATGAAAGAGCAGGCACTCCTACTGATATGAGAGAGATTGATTTCTAA
- the LOC100195382 gene encoding nucleobindin-1 precursor, with amino-acid sequence MNLDPGWLLLLSISLEVWSVPLDRNATPQEAQPPQEDKQEDNVDTGLYYDRYLREVIEVLETDPHFREKLQTANTEDIKNGRLSKELDLVGHHVRTRLDELKRQEVSRLRMLLKAKLDSTNTQSLQMDHASLLKQFEHLDPHNQNTFEAKDLELLISTATKDLENYDAERHDEFKRYEMLKEHERREYLKGLDQEKRDEEEKRMEELKDKHRKHPKVNAPGSVAQLREVWEETDGLDPTEFNPKTFFKLHDANGDGVLDEQELEALFAKELEKVYDPKNEEDDMMEMEEERLRMREHVMKNVDINQDRLVSLEEFLKSTDKKEFNNPKEWDTLDDTKPVFTEAELQRFEAELRTKEEELGRRAESLRQEQDLLKERGKALEAQRREYQQAVLEMSQRKEKQAVEGQPPTGPNGELQFHQEMQKLEDQGAKAPVEQEVQEAQNNLPAEPPQNLPIHT; translated from the exons ATGAACCTGGATCCTGGCTGGCTGCTgctcctatccatctctctggaGGTTTGGTCAGTGCCCCTCGACCGCAATGCAACCCCCCAGGAAGCACAGCCTCCCCAGGAGGACAAACAGGAGGATAATGTG GACACAGGCCTATATTATGACCGGTATCTGAGAGAGGTGATTGAGGTGCTGGAGACAGATCCCCACTTCAGAGAGAAACTCCAGACTGCCAACACAGAGGACATcaag AATGGTCGTCTCAGCAAGGAGCTGGACCTTGTGGGGCACCATGTTAGAACTCGTCTGGATGAGCTGAAGAGACAGGAGGTGTCTCGCCTCAGGATGCTGCTCAAAGCCAAACTGGACAGCACCAACACACAGA GTTTACAGATGGACCATGCCTCTCTGTTGAAGCAGTTTGAGCACCTGGATCCACACAATCAGAACACCTTTGAGGCCAAAGACCTTGAGCTGCTCATCTCAACG GCCACTAAAGACCTAGAGAACTACGATGCAGAGAGACACGATGAGTTCAAACGCTATGAGATGCTGAAGGAGCACGAGAGACGGGAGTACCTCAAGGGTCTAGACCAggagaagagagatgaggaggagaagaggatggaGGAGCTGAAGGATAAACACCGCAAGCACCCCAAGGTCAACGCTCcg GGCAGTGTAGCTCAACTGCGTGAGGTATGGGAGGAGACTGATGGGCTGGACCCAACAGAGTTTAACCCAAAGACCTTCTTCAAACTGCATG ATGCAAATGGAGATGGTGTTTTAGATGAGCAGGAACTAGAGGCCCTCTTTGCCAAAGAG CTGGAGAAGGTCTACGACCCAAAgaatgaggaggatgatatgatggagatggaggaagagaggctGAGGATGAGGGAGCATGTCATGAAGAAC GTGGACATCAATCAAGATCGACTCGTCAGCCTGGAAGAGTTCCTTAAATCAACAGACAAGAAAGAGTTCAACAACCCTAAAGAATGGGAT ACTTTAGATGACACCAAGCCGGTGTTCACAGAGGCTGAGCTCCAGCGGTTTGAGGCGGAGCTGCGGACTAAGGAGGAGGAGCTGGGTAGGAGGGCGGAGTCTCTTCGTCAGGAGCAGGATCTGCTGAAGGAGAGGGGCAAGGCCCTGGAGGCCCAGAGACGAGAGTACCAACAG GCAGTACTAGAGATGTCTCAGAGGAAGGAGAAACAGGCAGTGGAGGGGCAGCCTCCTACGGGTCCTAACGGAGAATTACAGTTCCACCAAGAGATGCAGAAACTGGAAGATCAAG GTGCTAAAGCTCCTGTTGAACAAGAAGTCCAAGAGGCCCAGAATAACCTGCCTgcagaaccaccacagaacctgccCATACACACCTAA